A stretch of Nitrospira sp. DNA encodes these proteins:
- a CDS encoding Crp/Fnr family transcriptional regulator: MEQPSSSTNKLWYLKHIRLFDGISSSDMQEMEKITRMEEVKKRQPLYLPGDPSSSVYLLKKGRVKIANTAPNGKEVTFEILEPGEVFGELEVLEDTPRSTSAEALDDTLICVIPRKDFDQYLAMRPNVTVKLTKLIGLRLRKIQSRVEDLVFRDVPARLAHLLLELSKTDGVTDQQGIRLKAKLTHQEMANLIGCSRETVSTIIGQFRDQRLIQMDGRTITLLKPDTLSRLAS; the protein is encoded by the coding sequence ATGGAACAGCCTTCCTCATCCACGAATAAGCTGTGGTACCTCAAGCACATTCGCTTGTTCGACGGGATCTCTTCGTCTGACATGCAAGAGATGGAGAAGATTACGCGTATGGAGGAAGTCAAGAAACGGCAGCCTCTCTATCTTCCCGGTGATCCGAGCAGCAGTGTGTATTTGCTGAAAAAGGGACGCGTCAAAATTGCCAACACGGCGCCAAACGGGAAAGAGGTCACGTTTGAAATCCTGGAGCCTGGCGAAGTCTTCGGTGAGTTGGAGGTGTTGGAAGATACCCCCCGCTCGACCTCAGCGGAGGCCCTTGATGACACACTGATTTGCGTGATCCCACGCAAAGACTTCGACCAGTATCTAGCGATGCGTCCGAACGTAACGGTGAAGTTGACCAAGCTTATCGGCCTACGGCTGAGAAAAATCCAGAGCCGCGTCGAAGACCTCGTCTTTCGGGATGTCCCGGCGCGTTTGGCCCATCTCCTATTAGAGTTGAGCAAGACCGATGGCGTGACAGACCAGCAGGGGATTCGCCTGAAGGCAAAGTTGACCCACCAAGAAATGGCGAACCTGATCGGCTGTAGCCGCGAAACCGTGAGCACCATCATCGGACAGTTTCGGGATCAAAGGCTCATCCAGATGGACGGACGAACGATCACCCTTCTGAAACCAGACACACTTTCTCGCCTCGCTTCCTGA
- a CDS encoding TVP38/TMEM64 family protein: MPPLNQGTLPVTPAKAHPSGKVIIALVIGLAIGAFFYFDLGRFLSLAALKDNRNHLLAFTDSNYVAAVGIFIVAYAIVTGLSLPGAVILTLAGGFAFGAVLGTLFVNLGATTGATLAFLTARYVLRDTVEQKFGNSLRPFQEGFAKNAFSYLLTLRLIPLFPFFVVNLVSGLTRVSAGTYIGATALGIIPGSFVYAYAGRQLGTINSLKEIASPNVIGAFILLGLLALVPVVYKRFATKPAS, from the coding sequence ATGCCCCCTTTGAATCAGGGCACGTTACCCGTTACGCCCGCTAAGGCGCATCCTTCGGGCAAGGTGATCATCGCTCTGGTGATCGGACTGGCCATCGGGGCGTTCTTCTATTTTGATCTTGGACGGTTCTTATCGTTAGCTGCCCTGAAAGACAATCGGAACCATCTGCTGGCATTTACGGACTCGAATTATGTCGCAGCGGTCGGTATCTTCATTGTCGCCTATGCGATCGTCACCGGCTTATCGCTGCCTGGTGCGGTCATTCTCACGTTGGCTGGAGGGTTCGCGTTCGGTGCCGTCCTTGGTACGCTGTTCGTCAATCTCGGGGCGACAACCGGCGCCACCCTGGCGTTTCTGACCGCACGGTATGTGTTGCGGGACACCGTGGAGCAGAAGTTCGGGAACTCGCTGAGACCGTTCCAAGAAGGCTTCGCCAAGAATGCGTTCAGCTACCTGCTGACCCTCCGGCTAATTCCACTCTTTCCGTTCTTCGTGGTCAACCTCGTATCCGGGCTGACTCGCGTCAGCGCGGGAACCTATATCGGAGCCACCGCGCTCGGCATTATTCCTGGTTCCTTCGTCTATGCCTATGCGGGACGCCAACTCGGCACCATCAACTCACTGAAGGAAATCGCATCGCCCAATGTCATCGGCGCCTTTATCCTCTTGGGACTGCTGGCCCTCGTGCCGGTCGTCTATAAAAGGTTTGCGACCAAACCGGCGTCATGA
- a CDS encoding mercuric reductase has translation MSAHGQSLVLPHDEYNQQLVTNVHPADWVNPEPTGRYNMVVIGAGTAGLITAVVAASLGAKVALIEKHLMGGDCLNVGCVPSKGVIRAARAWADLRKATEFGLHIPAGVTYDFGAVMARMRKLRARISHNDSAHRYTTLGVDIYIGSGRFPGPDTIQVEGPAGDRTLTFVKAAVCTGARASAPPTPGLQEAGYLTNETVFSLTELPQRIGVIGAGPIGCELAQSFARFGSQVYLIEAAHGIMPNEDRDAADLVEHQIVRDGVKLLCCGKQLQVGKTEGGKRLTVGSHGQQYDVTVDEILVGVGRTPNVEGIGLQAAGVAYDKNGITVNARLQTTNPKIFAAGDVCSRYKFTHAADAMAQIVIQNALFPHPFGLGYASVDSLVMPWCTFTEPEVAHVGMYEQDAKEKGIEVETYTYKLDEVDRAILDGEDEGFARIHIEKGTDTILGATIVASHAGDMISEFAVAMKAGAGAKTIAATIHPYPTQAEVTKKVVNLWRKAHFTQRTKDLLIKLFTWMRR, from the coding sequence ATGAGTGCGCATGGACAGTCGTTGGTTCTTCCCCATGACGAGTACAACCAGCAGCTCGTCACCAATGTGCATCCTGCCGATTGGGTCAACCCAGAGCCGACCGGTCGCTACAACATGGTGGTCATTGGAGCCGGCACGGCGGGACTCATCACAGCGGTCGTTGCGGCAAGCCTGGGGGCCAAAGTTGCGTTGATCGAAAAGCATCTCATGGGCGGAGACTGTCTGAATGTGGGATGTGTGCCGTCGAAAGGGGTGATCCGAGCCGCCAGGGCCTGGGCCGACCTCCGGAAAGCAACGGAATTCGGTCTGCATATCCCAGCCGGCGTGACATATGACTTCGGCGCAGTCATGGCGCGCATGAGAAAGTTGCGCGCGCGGATCAGTCACAACGATTCAGCTCATCGCTATACCACACTCGGCGTGGACATCTACATCGGCAGCGGGCGCTTTCCCGGTCCCGATACCATCCAAGTCGAAGGACCGGCGGGTGATCGGACCCTGACGTTTGTGAAAGCCGCCGTCTGCACCGGCGCACGAGCATCGGCTCCTCCAACACCCGGACTGCAGGAAGCTGGCTACCTCACGAACGAAACCGTCTTCTCTCTAACTGAGTTGCCACAGCGAATCGGTGTGATCGGAGCCGGTCCCATCGGATGCGAACTGGCCCAGTCGTTCGCCCGCTTTGGAAGTCAGGTCTATTTGATCGAGGCGGCCCATGGCATCATGCCGAACGAGGACCGCGACGCGGCGGACCTTGTCGAGCACCAGATAGTGCGTGATGGAGTGAAGCTGCTGTGTTGTGGAAAACAGTTGCAGGTCGGAAAGACCGAGGGCGGCAAACGCCTAACGGTCGGGTCGCATGGCCAGCAGTACGATGTGACCGTCGACGAAATTCTTGTCGGGGTCGGACGCACACCGAACGTGGAGGGGATTGGGTTGCAAGCAGCGGGAGTCGCCTATGACAAGAACGGGATCACGGTGAACGCGCGATTGCAAACGACGAACCCCAAGATCTTTGCGGCCGGCGATGTCTGTTCACGCTACAAGTTTACCCATGCAGCCGATGCCATGGCACAGATCGTCATCCAGAATGCGTTGTTTCCTCATCCGTTTGGGTTGGGCTACGCCAGTGTCGACTCGCTCGTCATGCCCTGGTGCACGTTCACTGAACCGGAAGTCGCCCATGTCGGGATGTACGAGCAGGATGCAAAAGAGAAAGGCATCGAAGTCGAAACCTACACCTACAAGCTCGACGAGGTTGATCGGGCGATCCTGGACGGAGAGGACGAAGGCTTTGCGCGGATTCACATCGAAAAGGGGACCGATACGATCCTTGGCGCGACGATCGTGGCCAGCCATGCCGGCGACATGATCAGCGAATTTGCCGTCGCCATGAAGGCAGGAGCAGGGGCCAAGACAATCGCGGCGACCATCCATCCTTATCCCACACAGGCTGAGGTTACCAAGAAAGTCGTCAATCTCTGGCGAAAAGCGCATTTCACGCAGAGGACCAAAGATCTCTTGATCAAATTGTTTACCTGGATGCGGCGATAG
- a CDS encoding DUF3047 domain-containing protein, with the protein MILGDPNRLQAGSSATVEVGPFSTTAPSGPWPDGWKPLTFPKIPQHTTYSLVRDGERVAVKAASHASSSGYTKEILIDPKEYPILQWQWKVLNTLNAGNVAKKEGDDYPARIYVTFQYDSAKVGLFGKAKYEAAKLIYGRYPPLGALNYIWESRAPVGTAVPNPYTEQVHMIVVESGPTKLNTWMTEERNVYDDYKRAFGDEPPMISGIAIMTDTDNTGEFAEAYYGDIVLKKLSP; encoded by the coding sequence ATGATCCTCGGCGATCCGAACCGGCTACAAGCCGGATCCTCCGCCACCGTAGAGGTCGGTCCCTTTTCGACCACTGCTCCGAGTGGACCCTGGCCGGACGGCTGGAAACCACTCACCTTTCCCAAAATTCCCCAACACACGACCTATAGCCTGGTACGCGATGGGGAGCGCGTCGCCGTCAAAGCCGCCAGTCATGCCTCCTCGTCGGGGTACACGAAAGAAATTCTGATCGATCCGAAGGAATATCCCATCCTCCAATGGCAGTGGAAAGTGTTGAACACCTTGAACGCCGGCAATGTGGCGAAGAAAGAGGGCGATGATTATCCAGCCCGCATCTACGTCACCTTTCAATATGACAGCGCGAAAGTAGGCCTCTTTGGCAAGGCGAAATACGAAGCGGCCAAACTCATCTATGGGCGCTATCCACCGCTCGGCGCCCTCAATTATATCTGGGAGAGTCGGGCGCCGGTGGGGACGGCGGTGCCCAACCCCTACACCGAGCAAGTGCACATGATTGTGGTGGAAAGCGGGCCGACCAAGCTCAATACCTGGATGACTGAAGAGCGCAACGTCTATGACGACTACAAACGGGCATTTGGAGACGAGCCGCCGATGATTTCCGGTATTGCCATCATGACGGATACTGACAACACTGGCGAATTTGCAGAAGCCTACTATGGAGACATCGTGCTCAAGAAACTGTCTCCCTGA
- a CDS encoding helix-turn-helix transcriptional regulator has translation MPKPSSKKCRHTGCPIAFTLDVLGDRWTLLIIRDLIFMGKRYYGEFLDSGEGIATNVLADRLSRLESEGIVSKRVDPKDQKKYLYQLTNKGEDLLPVLLEVILWGATYDPKSAAPKAFIDRLKSDRSAVIQETLAQLRAKQPKESK, from the coding sequence ATGCCTAAACCGTCATCCAAGAAGTGCCGACACACTGGATGTCCGATCGCGTTCACTCTCGATGTCCTCGGAGATCGGTGGACGTTGCTGATCATTCGCGATCTGATCTTTATGGGGAAACGGTACTATGGCGAGTTCTTGGACTCAGGCGAAGGTATTGCGACCAATGTGCTCGCCGATCGACTCAGTCGTCTTGAGTCTGAGGGGATTGTGTCCAAACGGGTCGATCCGAAGGATCAGAAGAAGTATCTCTATCAGCTGACGAACAAAGGGGAGGATCTGTTACCGGTGCTCCTTGAGGTAATTCTTTGGGGAGCCACGTATGACCCGAAGTCCGCAGCCCCCAAGGCCTTCATTGATCGGCTGAAGTCTGATCGATCAGCCGTGATACAAGAAACGCTTGCTCAGTTACGAGCCAAACAGCCCAAAGAGTCGAAGTAG
- a CDS encoding DUF1761 domain-containing protein yields the protein MTRTFLLATFVYAAITLVLGMTWHFILFKDLYDSLGIYNRQEPIIPLGFTSMLLQGLIIAYLYPSFNKGGHPIGQGIKFALLMGLFMFSVSTLANAAKIHVASMSTWLMVQTAFHLIQFTVVGVGIGLIYGPAPREHAHGL from the coding sequence ATGACGAGGACATTTCTGTTGGCCACATTTGTCTATGCAGCGATCACGCTCGTTTTGGGCATGACATGGCATTTCATCCTGTTTAAAGATCTCTATGACAGCTTGGGGATCTACAATCGGCAGGAGCCGATCATCCCGCTGGGATTTACCTCCATGCTCCTTCAAGGCTTGATCATCGCCTATCTTTACCCATCGTTTAACAAGGGTGGTCACCCGATCGGCCAGGGGATCAAATTCGCGCTGCTGATGGGTCTGTTCATGTTCAGTGTCTCGACACTGGCGAACGCAGCGAAGATTCACGTCGCCTCCATGTCCACGTGGCTGATGGTGCAGACTGCCTTTCACCTCATTCAATTCACAGTTGTCGGGGTTGGGATTGGGCTGATTTACGGTCCTGCCCCACGGGAGCACGCACATGGCCTTTGA
- a CDS encoding TfoX/Sxy family protein: protein MAFDQDLAMRVRRLLEKQDGISERKMFGGLAFLLKGKMFCGVLGHDLVARLGAEQAQSALKRSYVRPMDFTGRPMKGYVYVVPDGLKTDRALQTFLRHAIRFTSSL, encoded by the coding sequence ATGGCCTTTGATCAGGATCTGGCCATGCGCGTTCGTCGACTCCTGGAGAAACAGGATGGGATTTCAGAGCGAAAGATGTTTGGTGGGCTGGCGTTCTTGCTGAAGGGGAAAATGTTCTGTGGTGTGCTCGGTCACGATCTCGTCGCGCGGCTTGGAGCTGAGCAAGCGCAATCGGCATTGAAACGATCGTATGTGCGGCCAATGGATTTCACCGGACGCCCTATGAAGGGATATGTCTATGTGGTCCCCGACGGGTTAAAGACGGATCGCGCACTCCAGACCTTTCTCCGTCACGCCATTCGCTTTACCTCTTCCTTGTAG
- a CDS encoding SRPBCC family protein, whose protein sequence is MSEHSETWVVQGADEIVINVAPDHIWGILGHSQLLPQWMPAVQHTNGHHESLGTVRRCDVNLEGQCGHVVERCVAYEKPHRLGWLMIEDSLGVSRCSNTLGSTSR, encoded by the coding sequence ATGAGTGAACACTCTGAAACCTGGGTCGTACAAGGGGCAGACGAGATCGTCATCAACGTGGCTCCTGATCACATCTGGGGTATCCTTGGACACTCGCAACTCCTTCCGCAGTGGATGCCTGCGGTACAGCATACCAATGGTCACCATGAGTCTCTTGGAACGGTACGAAGATGCGACGTAAACCTTGAGGGGCAGTGTGGACATGTTGTTGAACGGTGCGTCGCATATGAAAAACCGCACCGGTTGGGTTGGCTCATGATCGAAGATTCTCTCGGTGTTTCCAGATGCTCAAACACTTTAGGTTCGACTTCGCGCTGA
- a CDS encoding TetR/AcrR family transcriptional regulator has product MGRTKEYDRRGVLNRAISVFWKKGFEATSMSELIKTTGLNSASLYKEFGSKDGLYETALEEYRQQELEPFIRPLIDEPNMQGIETFLQGVIKNATNPDFNGCLMMNTLVEKEVVSTGAVRRVEKFCTRLETILEGAIRAAQKAGEIPAKKDPVALAHYLLCLIQGMVLYGRVEDHKPHIEAVIRTVKQTLMA; this is encoded by the coding sequence ATGGGACGGACCAAAGAATATGATCGGCGGGGCGTGTTGAACCGGGCGATCTCCGTGTTCTGGAAGAAGGGCTTTGAAGCCACATCGATGAGTGAACTCATCAAGACAACGGGGCTGAATAGCGCCAGCCTGTACAAAGAGTTTGGAAGCAAGGATGGGTTGTACGAAACTGCTCTGGAGGAATATCGCCAACAGGAGCTTGAGCCCTTCATTAGACCGCTGATCGACGAGCCGAACATGCAGGGCATCGAGACCTTCTTGCAAGGCGTGATCAAGAATGCCACGAACCCTGATTTTAACGGTTGTCTCATGATGAATACCCTTGTCGAGAAGGAAGTGGTCAGCACGGGAGCCGTCAGGCGTGTGGAGAAGTTTTGCACCAGGTTGGAAACCATCCTTGAAGGGGCCATACGTGCCGCGCAGAAAGCAGGTGAGATCCCGGCTAAGAAAGATCCGGTGGCGCTCGCACACTATCTCCTTTGTCTGATCCAAGGCATGGTGCTGTATGGACGGGTCGAGGATCATAAGCCGCACATCGAAGCGGTCATAAGGACCGTCAAGCAGACGCTTATGGCATAA
- a CDS encoding carboxymuconolactone decarboxylase family protein, whose product MSLFTKHTDATAPKGAAAVLAKAKDRYGFIPNLAATLAESPVTLDAVLNLSGAFDKTSFTEAERQVILITSSVVNGCNYCKTVHAALGRKAGIDDTTLKALVALAPLSDARLNALRDFTKAMVEQRGRIHEQRVRQFLDAGYTNAQVFEVVMGVALKTLTNYSNHLTGTHPNPEFVAMAEPGEKVA is encoded by the coding sequence ATGAGTCTCTTTACGAAACACACGGATGCAACTGCGCCGAAGGGCGCAGCCGCAGTGCTGGCAAAAGCAAAGGATCGATACGGATTTATCCCCAATCTCGCCGCCACCCTCGCGGAGAGTCCGGTGACGCTCGACGCTGTGCTGAATCTGAGCGGTGCGTTCGATAAGACCTCGTTCACAGAGGCCGAGCGGCAAGTCATCCTGATCACGAGCAGCGTGGTGAACGGCTGTAACTATTGCAAGACCGTCCATGCCGCGCTGGGTCGAAAGGCGGGAATCGATGACACGACACTGAAGGCGCTTGTAGCACTCGCTCCGCTTTCTGACGCAAGACTTAATGCGCTGCGGGATTTCACCAAAGCGATGGTCGAGCAGCGAGGCCGGATTCACGAGCAGCGAGTCCGGCAGTTTCTCGATGCTGGCTATACGAACGCGCAAGTGTTCGAAGTGGTGATGGGAGTCGCCCTCAAGACGTTAACCAATTACAGCAATCATCTGACGGGTACTCACCCGAATCCCGAGTTTGTGGCAATGGCCGAACCGGGCGAGAAAGTGGCGTGA
- a CDS encoding DUF2461 domain-containing protein, translating into MPTNQTGFLGFPKETFSFLSNLSSNNRKAWFDANKDRFRRVVEQPVQEFVSALCACLIHTFKDIKHLEGKVFRIHRDIRFSKDKRPYKTHIGIRFSNNASKNCMAPFFYVQLEAEKLLFAIGQKEFEGTTLDRYRAAVMDTETGRVLDAVVKKMRRDGASFQGEPLQKVPRGYPTDHVRADLLQLKGLYVENCLPVTTQVYGPEFMGMCLDQFAKGKPLYDWLKAL; encoded by the coding sequence ATGCCGACAAACCAGACGGGATTTCTGGGGTTCCCGAAAGAAACCTTCTCATTTCTTTCCAACTTGTCGTCTAATAATCGGAAAGCCTGGTTTGATGCGAACAAGGATCGATTCCGACGCGTGGTCGAACAACCGGTGCAGGAATTCGTTTCTGCCCTGTGCGCTTGCCTGATTCATACGTTCAAGGACATCAAGCATCTGGAAGGCAAGGTCTTCCGGATCCATCGAGATATTCGGTTCAGCAAGGACAAGAGGCCCTATAAGACCCACATTGGCATTCGCTTCAGCAACAATGCCTCGAAGAACTGCATGGCGCCATTTTTCTATGTTCAGCTGGAGGCAGAGAAGCTTCTCTTTGCTATTGGGCAAAAGGAGTTCGAAGGTACTACCCTAGATCGGTATCGTGCGGCGGTGATGGATACTGAAACGGGCCGAGTCCTCGATGCTGTGGTGAAGAAGATGCGACGCGACGGTGCAAGTTTTCAAGGAGAACCGTTGCAGAAGGTGCCTCGAGGATACCCCACCGACCACGTCAGAGCCGATCTCTTGCAGCTCAAAGGCCTATACGTCGAGAATTGTCTGCCTGTAACCACACAGGTTTATGGCCCGGAATTTATGGGAATGTGCCTTGATCAGTTTGCGAAAGGAAAGCCGCTGTACGATTGGTTGAAAGCACTTTGA
- a CDS encoding DUF2892 domain-containing protein — protein MNHTKRRIHDGIVGAVITLGITLGYSLHPAWLFLPGAIGVTLIQSAFTGFCPVHFLLEKACAPETEAGGLRGM, from the coding sequence ATGAACCACACCAAGAGACGAATCCACGATGGGATCGTCGGGGCGGTGATCACCCTTGGTATCACATTGGGCTATAGCCTGCATCCGGCTTGGCTATTCCTACCTGGCGCGATCGGAGTCACTCTGATTCAGAGCGCATTCACCGGGTTCTGCCCCGTGCATTTCCTGCTGGAGAAGGCCTGTGCGCCGGAAACAGAAGCCGGCGGCCTCCGAGGCATGTAG
- a CDS encoding DoxX family protein, with translation MYGRLVWGLEALLPFFDLSVRLYLAHIFWKGGMVKLSSWMSTVMLFTMVYDVPLLSPEMAAYVATAVELGGSFLLAIGLAGRWAALSLFGLNIVASISYGQLSDAALQEAFYVGILFLYFVLHGPGLLSADRLLSHLIRRRHSKSNTESDLSEQTAPHRV, from the coding sequence ATGTACGGTCGATTGGTCTGGGGGCTGGAGGCCTTGCTCCCGTTCTTCGACTTGTCCGTCCGTCTGTACCTGGCGCATATCTTCTGGAAGGGCGGGATGGTCAAGCTCTCCAGTTGGATGTCCACGGTGATGCTCTTCACCATGGTCTACGATGTGCCGTTGCTGTCGCCGGAGATGGCCGCTTACGTGGCCACCGCCGTTGAATTGGGCGGCTCGTTCCTGCTGGCCATCGGCCTGGCAGGTCGGTGGGCAGCCCTCTCGCTGTTCGGCCTCAATATCGTCGCTTCAATCTCGTACGGACAATTGTCTGATGCTGCGCTCCAAGAAGCGTTCTATGTCGGGATTTTGTTCCTATATTTCGTCCTACATGGACCAGGACTGCTCTCCGCCGACAGGCTGTTGAGCCACCTCATTCGACGTCGGCACTCGAAGAGCAATACCGAGTCCGATCTTTCCGAACAGACTGCTCCTCACCGTGTCTAG
- a CDS encoding putative DNA-binding domain-containing protein, which translates to MSSLRELQHAFAASISEGTSSPVAAELVLDRMARRSLALYRRLIRNNYVHTLTITYPVLRRFIGDAYFHILARGYVRCSPSTTGDLFLYGCHFPAFLSELQLSPLLIELVRLEWACHEAYQAADAPPLSHNQLDAIASADPSDVTFRLNAAVRLHRFSLPIQRVWVALQPDAPTDIGVDLPLPDEETCVVVVRAEGRIRVETLADLDYRLVEAMADRKTVAEIEQIATQCDPRFDFNRFMASVLALGLLSSIETEVRL; encoded by the coding sequence ATGTCCTCACTGCGTGAACTCCAGCACGCGTTCGCGGCATCGATTTCGGAAGGGACGTCATCTCCAGTCGCGGCGGAGCTGGTACTGGATAGGATGGCCCGGCGAAGCCTGGCCCTCTACCGACGACTCATCAGGAACAATTACGTCCACACGCTCACGATCACCTACCCGGTGCTGCGTCGGTTCATCGGCGACGCCTATTTCCACATCCTGGCGAGAGGCTATGTCAGGTGCTCTCCCTCGACCACCGGTGATCTGTTTCTCTACGGGTGCCACTTTCCCGCGTTTCTCAGCGAGTTGCAGCTTTCTCCCCTGTTGATCGAATTGGTACGACTGGAATGGGCCTGCCATGAAGCGTATCAGGCTGCCGATGCTCCACCGCTCTCCCATAACCAACTCGATGCCATCGCATCGGCCGATCCGTCGGACGTGACGTTCCGTCTGAACGCGGCTGTGCGACTGCATCGATTCTCCTTGCCGATCCAACGCGTGTGGGTGGCATTGCAACCGGACGCTCCGACGGACATCGGAGTCGACCTGCCGCTGCCGGACGAGGAAACCTGCGTCGTGGTCGTAAGGGCCGAAGGGAGAATCCGCGTGGAAACGCTCGCTGATCTCGACTACCGGTTGGTCGAAGCCATGGCCGATCGAAAGACCGTGGCCGAGATCGAGCAGATCGCCACACAGTGCGATCCCCGGTTTGACTTCAATCGCTTCATGGCATCCGTCCTCGCGCTAGGCCTGCTGAGCAGCATTGAGACGGAGGTGCGCTTATGA
- a CDS encoding DUF692 domain-containing protein: protein MSFQSSAPIPARAGIGLRSHHYREILESPPPVAWMETHPENYFGEGGVALRILERIRANYPLSFHGVGLSLGSTDPIDRAHLGKFKLLIDRFAPTFVSEHLSWSSVGGRFLNELLPLPSTEESLKHVCSRIDEVQTVLQRTLLIENITRYLTWRGSTIPEGEFMAEVVRRTGCGILLDLNNVYVNAVNFHLDPVKFLDALPREAVHEIHLAGFDQSGRVLVDTHGQPVYPEVWSLYEWTIHHVGPRPTLIEWDTNLPPLSVLVEQAIHADAVVGACHVLTA, encoded by the coding sequence ATGTCTTTTCAATCTTCCGCCCCGATCCCGGCTCGAGCCGGGATCGGACTGCGGTCGCATCACTATCGCGAGATATTGGAATCGCCGCCGCCAGTGGCCTGGATGGAGACCCATCCGGAGAACTATTTTGGCGAGGGAGGCGTCGCGCTCCGCATCCTTGAGCGGATTCGAGCCAACTACCCATTGAGTTTTCACGGAGTCGGGCTCTCGTTGGGTTCCACCGATCCGATCGACCGCGCCCATCTGGGTAAGTTCAAACTCTTGATCGATCGATTCGCACCGACGTTTGTCTCCGAACATCTGTCATGGAGTTCCGTTGGGGGGCGTTTCCTGAACGAGCTACTCCCTTTGCCCTCGACCGAGGAAAGCCTGAAACATGTCTGTTCACGGATTGACGAAGTTCAGACTGTCTTGCAACGGACCCTCCTGATCGAAAACATCACCCGGTACCTGACATGGCGGGGTTCCACAATCCCGGAGGGTGAGTTCATGGCCGAAGTCGTCAGGCGAACTGGCTGTGGGATTCTGCTGGATCTCAACAATGTCTATGTCAATGCCGTGAACTTCCATCTGGATCCTGTAAAATTTCTGGATGCGCTGCCGCGCGAGGCGGTGCACGAAATCCATCTGGCCGGCTTCGATCAGTCCGGGCGTGTCCTGGTCGATACGCATGGCCAGCCCGTCTATCCGGAAGTCTGGAGTCTCTATGAGTGGACCATCCACCACGTCGGTCCGCGTCCGACGCTGATTGAATGGGATACGAATCTCCCCCCGCTCTCGGTGCTAGTGGAACAAGCCATCCACGCCGATGCCGTTGTAGGAGCCTGTCATGTCCTCACTGCGTGA
- a CDS encoding DUF2282 domain-containing protein: MNAKTKKNAVIHSALLIALSFAGTQAANAEPKAPQLPAGWEACGGVAKAGMNDCAVRTSLHSCAGMAKSDNEPDSYVFLPKGLCAKVAKSTVLTITKEDMAKMKEDMKKM; encoded by the coding sequence ATGAACGCGAAGACAAAGAAGAACGCCGTGATCCATTCAGCCTTGTTGATTGCCTTGAGTTTTGCCGGGACCCAGGCTGCCAACGCCGAGCCCAAGGCCCCACAACTGCCGGCTGGGTGGGAAGCGTGCGGCGGGGTCGCGAAGGCGGGCATGAACGACTGTGCCGTCAGAACCAGTCTCCATTCTTGTGCAGGCATGGCCAAGAGCGACAACGAGCCTGATTCGTATGTGTTCCTGCCGAAAGGCTTGTGCGCCAAGGTTGCGAAGAGCACCGTGCTGACAATCACGAAAGAAGACATGGCCAAGATGAAAGAAGACATGAAGAAGATGTAG